One window of the Salvia splendens isolate huo1 chromosome 1, SspV2, whole genome shotgun sequence genome contains the following:
- the LOC121805667 gene encoding outer envelope pore protein 16-4, chloroplastic-like isoform X1: MEANPVVHIPCSSIAVDSVLRLGSAGAIWGACYGPFDAKRLGLSGSYRASHIAKTVGKCGFYCGLFAAIFSFSHCGIQRYRRRNDWINTLSAGVVAGAAFGAGTRNWKQVAGSYSSPQCNGAHSAQAVIDDYHAYARLRQ; this comes from the exons atggAGGCGAATCCAGTGGTTCACATCCCATGCTCTTCCATCGCAGTCGATTCCGTATTACGTCTAGGCTCT GCTGGAGCTATCTGGGGTGCTTGCTATGGCCCTTTTGATGCTAAAAGACTAG GTCTATCTGGAAGCTACCGAGCATCGCACATT GCCAAGACTGTTGGCAAGTGCGGGTTTTATTGCG GACTATTTGCtgcaatattttctttttctcactGTGGAATACAAAGATATCGGCGCCGGAATGACTGG ATTAATACTTTGTCAGCTGGTGTTGTTGCTGGGGCAGCTTTTGGTGCTGGAACCCGGAACTGGAAACAAGTCGCTG GCAGCTACTCTTCTCCACAATGCAATGGAGCTCATTCAGCTCAAGCTGTCATTGATGATTACCATGCCTACGCTAGATTGAGACAGTAA
- the LOC121805683 gene encoding 60S ribosomal protein L22-2-like has translation MSKGAAPAGAKGGKKKGATFVIDCTKPVEDKIMEIASLEKFLQERIKVGGKAGALGDSVTVTREKSKITVTADSAFSKRYIKYLTKKYLKKHNVRDWLRVIASNKDRNVYELRYFNIAEQEGEEED, from the exons ATGAGCAAAGGTGCGGCGCCGGCGGGAGCCAAAGGTGGGAAGAAGAAGGGAGCGACCTTCGTGATCGATTGCACGAAGCCGGTGGAGGATAAGATTATGGAGATTGCCTCGCTCGAGAAGTTTTTGCAGGAAAGAATCAAGGTCGGCGGAAAAGCCGGCGCTCTCGGGGATTCGGTCACCGTAACTCGTGAGAAAAGCAAGATCACCGTCACTGCCGATTCTGCTTTCTCCAAGAG GTATATTAAGTATTTGACTAAGAAATACTTGAAGAAGCATAATGTTAGAGATTGGCTTCGGGTGATTGCTTCCAACAAAGATCGCAATGTTTATGAACTGCGCTATTTCAACATTGCTGAACAAGAGGGCGAGGAAGAAGATTAA
- the LOC121805649 gene encoding protein SENESCENCE-ASSOCIATED GENE 21, mitochondrial-like, with protein MARSFSNVKTVSSFIANQISAAVTRRGYSAASQGRVVGAANVVVKKGPVKVGESAWVPDPVTGYYRPECNAKELDPVELREMMRKSKNNAK; from the exons atggcGCGTTCTTTCTCCAACGTTAAAACTGTCTCTTCCTTCATCGCCAACCAAATCTCCGCCGCTGTTACCAG GAGGGGATACTCTGCTGCGTCGCAGGGGCGAGTTGTCGGGGCTGCGAACGTGGTGGTGAAGAAAGGACCGGTGAAGGTCGGGGAGAGCGCATGGGTGCCCGACCCGGTGACCGGGTACTACAGGCCCGAATGCAATGCCAAGGAGCTTGACCCAGTGGAACTGAGGGAGATGATGAGGAAGAGCAAGAACAACGCTAAATGA
- the LOC121757191 gene encoding uncharacterized protein At5g01610-like, which yields MSSLRRLLLLVVVVVGAVAERPTVYEAIGSYGLPQGLLPEGVTNYKLDVSTGKFSVYLDKTCSFTIQGYNLKYKTTITGTISNNKIRNLTGIQVKILFLWLNIVEVTKDGANLELSVGIASAGFPANDFEESPRCGCGFKCANSNKPFASL from the coding sequence ATGTCTTCCCTCCGACGACTCCTACTCCTCGTCGTCGTGGTCGTCGGCGCCGTGGCGGAGCGGCCGACGGTGTACGAAGCAATCGGATCGTACGGACTTCCGCAAGGCCTGCTGCCGGAGGGGGTGACGAACTACAAGCTGGACGTCTCCACCGGAAAATTCTCCGTTTACTTGGACAAGACGTGCAGCTTCACCATCCAGGGATACAACCTCAAATACAAGACCACCATTACCGGCACGATCTCGAACAATAAGATTAGGAATCTCACCGGAATCCAGGTTAAAATTCTGTTTCTGTGGTTGAATATTGTCGAGGTCACTAAGGACGGCGCCAATCTGGAGCTCTCCGTCGGGATCGCGTCCGCCGGTTTTCCTGCCAACGATTTCGAGGAGAGTCCGCGCTGCGGCTGCGGATTTAAATGCGCCAATTCGAATAAACCTTTTGCCTCTCTTTGA
- the LOC121805657 gene encoding uncharacterized protein LOC121805657, which yields MNASCSFSLEGSYQLKYSSVISGYIRQNKLTDLSGVKVKVLFIWLSIVEVTRNADKLQLELHLLILGFIISLYARNVAVDWIAMLWMGKTFLLFLRFKPRFLLEKDPPIRRWHLRHVSVLYFILFTKKMKYDIGACKWIKNLMGCLSGHIVYLISTLRL from the exons ATGAACGCTTCTTGCAGTTTCTCTTTGGAAGGCTCGTATCAGCTCAAGTACAGCTCTGTGATCAGCGGTTACATACGTCAAAATAAGTTGACTGATTTATCTGGTGTTAAAGTCAAAGTGCTGTTTATCTGGTTGAGTATTGTGGAGGTCACCAGAAACGCCGACAAGCTCCAATTGGAATTGCATCTGCTGATTTTGGGATTCATAATTTCTTTATATGCCCGCAATGTGGCTGTGGATTGGATTGCAATGCTTTGGATGGGGAAAACCTTCCTCTTGTTTCTTCGATTTAAACCGAG GTTTCTATTGGAAAAAGATCCCCCGATTCGACGTTGGCATCTCCGTCATGTGTCAGTCCTGTATTTCATTTTGTTTActaagaaaatgaaatatgataTTGGAGCATGTAAGTGGATCAAAAATTTGATGGGTTGCCTCTCCGGACACATTGTGTATTTGATTTCCACTTTACGTCTATAA
- the LOC121792861 gene encoding ADP-ribosylation factor 1-like — translation MGLSFTKLFSRLFAKKEMRILMVGLDAAGKTTILYKLKLGEIVTTIPTIGFNVETVEYKNISFTVWDVGGQDKIRPLWRHYFQNTQGIIFVVDSNDRDRVVEARDELHRMLNEDELRDAVLLVFANKQDLPNAMNAAEITDKLGLHSLRQRHWYIQSTCATSGEGLYEGLDWLSNNIANKS, via the exons ATGGGGCTGTCTTTCACAAAGCTTTTCAGCCGGCTCTTTGCCAAGAAAGAGATGCGTATACTCATGGTAGGTCTCGATGCCGCTGGTAAAACAACCATTCTCTACAAACTCAAACTTGGAGAAATTGTCACCACAATTCCTACTATAG GGTTCAATGTGGAGACTGTGGAATATAAGAACATTAGCTTCACTGTTTGGGATGTTGGTGGTCAGGACAAG ATCCGTCCATTGTGGAGGCATTATTTCCAGAACACCCAGGGCATTATCTTTGTTGTTGACAGCAACGATCGTGATCGTGTAGTTGAAGCAAGGGACGAATTACACAGGATGCTGAATGAG GACGAGTTGAGGGATGCTGTCCTGCTTGTTTTTGCCAACAAGCAGGATCTTCCAAATGCAATGAATGCTGCAGAAATAACTGACAAGTTGGGCCTTCATTCCCTCCGTCAACGCCATTG GTACATCCAGAGCACATGTGCAACTTCTGGTGAAGGTCTCTATGAGGGATTGGACTGGTTGTCCAACAACATTGCCAACAAG AGTTAA
- the LOC121792870 gene encoding U1 small nuclear ribonucleoprotein A-like, with protein MEEAPPAPAPAGSETASNQTIYINNLNEKIKLDELKKSLHAVFSQFGKILEVLAFKTLKHKGQAWVVFEEVSSASNALRQMQGFPFYDKPMRIQYAKSKSDVIAKADGTFVPREKRKKHDDRGRKKKDQHDANQAAAGLNSAYAGAYGAAPPLSQIPMGARAAPEGPAPPNNILFIQNLPHQTTSMMLQMLFSQCPGFKEVRMVEAKPGIAFIEYENEMQSTVAMQGLQGFKISEDHPMLVTYAKK; from the exons ATGGAAGAGGCACCACCAGCCCCCGCCCCCGCTGGCTCGGAAACTGCTTCGAATCAGACGATTTACATTAATAATCTCAACGAGAAAATTAAGCTCGATG AATTGAAGAAATCGCTGCACGCGGTGTTTTCGCAGTTCGGGAAAATACTGGAGGTATTGGCCTTCAAAACCCTAAAGCATAAGGGCCAAGCTTGGGTCGTTTTTGAAGAGGTCTCTTCCGCCTCCAATGCGCTTCGTCAAATGCAGGGATTTCCGTTCTACGACAAGCCAATG CGGATACAATATGCCAAGTCAAAGTCTGATGTCATAGCCAAGGCAGATGGTACTTTTGTACCtcgagaaaaaagaaagaagcatGATGACAGAG gaagaaagaagaaggaTCAGCATGATGCGAACCAAGCAGCAGCGGGTCTAAATTCCGCATATGCTGGTGCTTATGGTGCAGCCCCTCCT TTATCCCAGATCCCAATGGGTGCTAGAGCTGCTCCAGAGGGTCCTGCCCCTCCAAATAACATATTGTTCATTCAAAATCTTCCGCACCAAACAACTTCAATGATGCTGCAAATGCTCTTCAGTCAGTGCCCTGGATTTAAGGAAGTTAGGATGGTTGAAGCTAAGCCTGGAATTGCTTTCATAGAATATGAAAATGAGATGCAGTCAACAGTTGCAATGCAGGGGCTTCAGGGATTTAAGATTAGTGAGGACCATCCTATGTTGGTCACCTATGCAAAGAAATAG
- the LOC121805667 gene encoding outer envelope pore protein 16-4, chloroplastic-like isoform X2, with product MEANPVVHIPCSSIAVDSVLRLGSAGAIWGACYGPFDAKRLGLSGSYRASHIAKTVGKCGFYCGLFAAIFSFSHCGIQRYRRRNDWINTLSAGVVAGAAFGAGTRNWKQVAGITGLSCTFFQLVKDSKSV from the exons atggAGGCGAATCCAGTGGTTCACATCCCATGCTCTTCCATCGCAGTCGATTCCGTATTACGTCTAGGCTCT GCTGGAGCTATCTGGGGTGCTTGCTATGGCCCTTTTGATGCTAAAAGACTAG GTCTATCTGGAAGCTACCGAGCATCGCACATT GCCAAGACTGTTGGCAAGTGCGGGTTTTATTGCG GACTATTTGCtgcaatattttctttttctcactGTGGAATACAAAGATATCGGCGCCGGAATGACTGG ATTAATACTTTGTCAGCTGGTGTTGTTGCTGGGGCAGCTTTTGGTGCTGGAACCCGGAACTGGAAACAAGTCGCTGGTATTACTGGGCTGTCTTGTACATTTTTTCAGTTAGTTAAAGACTCAAAATCTGTATGA